The sequence GTGCCGGAACACATCCGGACCATTATCATGAGCAACAGCGACTTTGGACTAATCGGACTGGCCGTCATGGGCCAGAATCTTGTTTTGAACGTGGAATCCCGGGGCTTCAAGGTCTCCGTCTACAACCGCACCACCAGCGCGATGGAGGAATTCGTCGCCAGGCACCCCGACAAAAAAATCTTCGGCGAGGAAACGTTGGAGGGCTTCGTCAACTCCCTCGCATCCCCGCGCAAGATCATGATCATGGTCAAGGCCGGCGGTCCGGTGGATGCGGTCATCGAGTCCCTCATCCCGCTCCTCGACAAGGGCGACATCATCATCGACGGAGGAAACTCCCTCTACACCGACACCGAGCGCCGCGACAAATGGCTGGGCGATCTCGGCTTCCGCTTCATCGGCGCCGGCGTCTCCGGCGGTGAGGAAGGCGCCCGCAAAGGGCCCTCCATCATGCCCGGCGGCCCTGTCTCCACCTGGGATGTGATGAAGCCGATCTTCGAAAGCATCTCCGCCAAGGTCGATGGGGAACCCTGCGTGACCCACATCGGCACCGGCGGCGCGGGTCACTACGTGAAGATGATCCACAACGGCATCGAGTACGGAGACATGCAGCTCATCTGTGAGGCCTACAACATCTTCAAGGCCGCCGGGTTCACCCCGGCCGAGCTTGCGACCGTCTTCACCGATTGGAACAACGGCGATCTCGAAAGCTACCTGATCCAGATCACCTCGAAAATCTTCGAACAGAACGACCCGGAAACCGGAGCCGCCTTGGTCGACAAGATCCTCGACACCGCAGGCCAGAAAGGCACCGGCAAGTGGACGCTCATCAACGCCGTGGAAAACGCGGTGGTCATCTCCACGATCAACGCCGCCGTCGAAGCCCGCATCCTTTCCTCGATGAAGGACAAGCGCGTCGCCGCCAGCACCATCCTCACCGGACCCAGGGCGGAGATCACCGCCGACAAGGCGGAGCTGGTGAAGAAGGTCCACGATGCGCTCTTCGCCTCTAAGATCATCTCCTACGCACAGGGGCTCGATCTCATCGCCGCCATGGGCGAGGAAAAGGGCTGGGGGCTGGATCTCGGCAAGATCGCCGCCATCTGGCGCGGCGGCTGCATCATCCGCGCACGCTTCCTCAACGACATCACCGATGCCTACCGGACCGATCCGAAGCTCAGCAACCTGATGCTCGCCCCCTTCTTCACGAAGCTCCTCACCGAGTTCCAGCAGAACTGGCGTGAGGTGGTCTCCATCGCTTCCCTCGCAGGCATCCCCATCCCCGCCTTCAGCGCATCGCTCGGCTACTACGACAGCTACCGCAGCGCCGTGCTTCCCGCGAACCTCCTGCAGGCGCAGCGCGACTTCTTCGGCGCGCACACCTACGAGCGCACCGACAAGCCGCGCGGCGAATTCTTCCACACCGACTGGCCAGAGGTCATCGGGTGATCCGGCGGATCAATCCTCCAGATACTTCGCGAGGGTTTCCCGGAGGGTTGTCCTCGCCCGGAAAAGCAGGCTCTTAACCGAGGGGACCGAGGTGTTCAGCACTTCGGCGATCTCCTCGTAGGCCAGCTTGTCGTAACGGCGCAGGACAACGGCG comes from Akkermansiaceae bacterium and encodes:
- the gnd gene encoding decarboxylating NADP(+)-dependent phosphogluconate dehydrogenase — its product is MSNSDFGLIGLAVMGQNLVLNVESRGFKVSVYNRTTSAMEEFVARHPDKKIFGEETLEGFVNSLASPRKIMIMVKAGGPVDAVIESLIPLLDKGDIIIDGGNSLYTDTERRDKWLGDLGFRFIGAGVSGGEEGARKGPSIMPGGPVSTWDVMKPIFESISAKVDGEPCVTHIGTGGAGHYVKMIHNGIEYGDMQLICEAYNIFKAAGFTPAELATVFTDWNNGDLESYLIQITSKIFEQNDPETGAALVDKILDTAGQKGTGKWTLINAVENAVVISTINAAVEARILSSMKDKRVAASTILTGPRAEITADKAELVKKVHDALFASKIISYAQGLDLIAAMGEEKGWGLDLGKIAAIWRGGCIIRARFLNDITDAYRTDPKLSNLMLAPFFTKLLTEFQQNWREVVSIASLAGIPIPAFSASLGYYDSYRSAVLPANLLQAQRDFFGAHTYERTDKPRGEFFHTDWPEVIG